One genomic region from Prionailurus bengalensis isolate Pbe53 chromosome C1, Fcat_Pben_1.1_paternal_pri, whole genome shotgun sequence encodes:
- the INSIG2 gene encoding insulin-induced gene 2 protein, whose product MAEGKTESPGPQKRGPYISSVTSRSVNLMIRGVVLFFIGVFLALVLNLLQIQRNVTLFPPDVIASIFSSAWWVPPCCGTASAVIGLLYPCIDRHLGEPHKFKREWSSVMRCVAVFVGINHASAKVDFDNNIQLSLTLAALSIGLWWTFDRSRSGFGLGVGIAFLATLVTQLLVYNGVYQYTSPDFLYVRSWLPCIFFAGGITMGNIGRQLAMYECKVIAEKSHQE is encoded by the exons AtggcagaaggaaagacagagtcGCCTGGGCCCCAAAAGCGTGGCCCCTATATTTCATCTGTCACTAGCAGGAGCGTGAACTTGATGATTCGTGGAGTGGTGCTGTTTTTTATTGGAGTGTTTCTTGCATTAGTGTTAAATTTACTTCAGATTCAGAGAAATGTGACGCTCTTTCCGCCCGACGTGATCGCGAGCATCTTTTCTTCAGCGTGGTGGGTGCCGCCCTGCTGTGGCACAGCCTCAG CTGTGATTGGGTTATTATACCCCTGCATTGACAGGCATCTAGGAGAACcacataaatttaaaagagagTGGTCCAGTGTGATGCGGTGCGTAGCCGTCTTTGTTGGTATAAATCATGCCAGCGCT AAAGTGGATTTTGATAACAACATACAGTTGTCTCTCACACTGGCTGCACTCTCCATTGGACTGTGGTGGACATTTGATAGATCTAGAAGTGGTTTTGGCCTTGGAGTAGGAATTGCTTTCTTGGCAACCTTGGTCACTCAACTGCTAGTCTATAATGGTGTTTATCA ATATACATCTCCAGATTTTCTCTATGTTCGCTCTTGGTTACCGTGTATATTTTTTGCTGGAGGCATAACAATGGGAAACATTGGTCGACAACTGGCAATG tatGAATGTAAAGTTATCGCAGAAAAATCTCATCAGGAATGA